Proteins encoded together in one Aminipila butyrica window:
- a CDS encoding sigma-70 RNA polymerase sigma factor region 4 domain-containing protein — protein MSENKKYTIVVKRQRVEVSEAVYRAYHKEREAERYQNKLIHQNELSLERFREDGVNIDYLIVRVQPDIVDKLIRQEQLEALWIALQFLPEDERFLIDELFFNDKSERKLATELGMATMTLHDRKHRILKKLKKLLEN, from the coding sequence ATGTCAGAGAACAAAAAATATACCATCGTAGTAAAACGGCAGCGTGTCGAGGTCAGTGAGGCCGTCTACCGTGCCTACCATAAAGAGCGGGAAGCGGAACGCTACCAAAACAAGCTGATCCATCAAAATGAGCTTTCGCTAGAGCGGTTCCGAGAGGACGGTGTCAACATTGATTACCTCATTGTCCGTGTTCAACCAGATATCGTGGACAAGCTTATTCGTCAGGAACAGCTGGAGGCGTTATGGATCGCTCTTCAATTCTTACCGGAGGATGAACGTTTCCTCATTGATGAACTATTTTTCAATGATAAAAGCGAGCGCAAGTTGGCCACGGAGCTTGGAATGGCCACCATGACACTCCATGACCGCAAGCATCGTATACTCAAGAAGCTGAAAAAACTCCTTGAGAATTAA